GGAGCCTCTGCCGGCGGCGGGGAACCCGGCGTGCCAAGTCACCGAGGGTGACACGGGCTGCCCCCGGGGCTTCACCCCACCGGGAAAGTCGCAGGCACCGCGGCAGGGCCAAGACCCCGCGGGGCCGCAGCCCCACGGCTCAGCCCACGCACGCTGGGCCGCGGGCCGGCCGTGTGCCGCGGCTGCCGGCGGATCCACGAATGCGTTTGTTCACGAGACCGCGTGTGCGCAGGGGAGCGGGACAGGGGTGGGTGACAACGTGCTCCTGCGGAGACTTCTGCGCTGGTTTTGCACTGCATTAATAAAGCGCTCAGCTCTGGACGGAGGCTGATCTCGCGTGGGGCGGACACCCGCCGCCCGGCCAGGGCGTCCCGGGAGAGCCGAGGGGGCGGCCGGGGCTCCCGGAGCGCTCGGCCCGGAGACGCCGGGGGCTCCCGGGGTGCCGGGGTCGGCGGGACGCTGCCGGGATCCCCGCGGgtgcccgccccggggccggaggcaccgccccgccccgccccgccccgccccgctcgcAGCGGAAGCGCCACGTCaggggggcggcgcggggccggtgGCGGGGCCGGTGGCGGTGCGGGGATCGGGGCCGGGCTCGGTGCGGGGCTCGGTGCGGGTcgcggggccgggctcggtgTGGGTCTCGGGGCCGGGCTCGGTGCGGGTCTCGGGGCCGGGCTCGGTgcgggtcccggtgccgggcTCGGTGCGGGGATCGGGGCCGGGCTCGGTGCGGGGCTCGGGGCCGGGCTCGGTgcgggtcccggtgccgggcTCGGTGCGGGTCTCGGGGCCGGGCTCGGTGCGGGTCTCGGGGCCGGGCTCGGTGCGGGTCTCGGTGCCGGGCTCGGTGCGGGTCCTGGTGCCGGGCTCGGTGCGGGTCGCGATGCCGGGCGCGCTGCGGACGCTGTGCCTGGCCGCGCTGCTGGGCGCACTGGGAGCCGGCGGCACGGAGCTGACGCTGGAGCTGCCCGACAGCGCCCAGCGCTGCTTCCACCAGGAGCTGGAGAGCGGCGTCAAGTTCACCCTGGACTATCAGGTACTACCCTGCCAGTGCCTTCCTGCAGATGCTCCGTGCCTGCACcccctgcccaaagccctgccGGGGCCCCCTCTGCCCGTGCCCCGGTTGTGCCCCgtccctgtgcccctgcccatgtCGTGCCTGTGCCGCGATACCCGTGCTCCCTTGCCCGCACCCCTGCCCACGTGTGTGCTGTTGCCTCTGCCCATGCCACCTGCCCGTGCCTCTCCCCACACTCCCATTCTGCGCTCTGCAGAACCCAGGGCAGAGCCGCAGTtccaccccagctccctccatGCTGCACTAGGAGCTGTTCCCAACCCCAGCCCGTGCCCAGCAGGGCCTGAGAGCCAGGCCTGGAATGTGGCCACatcagccctgggcagccctgacCTGGGTCATGAGGGCTGTCCCTGTCTCCAGACACCCCACTTGAGCCATGGGCACCCCACCTGAGTTGCTGGCACTGTGGTGCACAACTTCCCCAGGACTCCCCTGGCCTGGGCCCCATCCCATGGGCATGATGCCCGCTGGCCTCTCAtgcagctgtggggctgggcagggggccCTTGCCACGTTTCTTGGCGTGTGCCACCATTGGAGATGTGTCTCCCTCCACAGGTGATCAGCGGAGGGCACTACGATGTGGACTGCTACGTGGAGGACCCCAATGGCAAGACCATCTACCAGGAGACCAAGAAGCAGTACGACAGCTTCTCGCACCACACCGAGCTCAAGGGTGTCTACACCTTCTGCTTCAGCAACGAGTTCTCCACCTTCTCCCACAAAATTGTCTACTTCGACTTCCAGGTGGGCGACGAGCCGCCCATCCTGCCCGACATGAACAACCGAGTCACTGCCCTGACACAGGTGGGTCCcgggaggaagggagggaggaagggtcCTGTCACAACCTTGCGGGATGGCAGTTGGGGACTTGTCCCCGTCCTCCTCCACTGGATGCAGAAGTGCCAACCGCCAGCCAACAGCCCCACCACACACCACATCCTCTGCCGGGGTCgggggggctgtgctggctctgggctcccctctctgcagcagcccgTGCCCATCCCACATGAGGGAATTGCATCAGCCATTCTGTCCCTTGGTGcgagctctgggctgggcaccTTCATGGGCCTCTCAGCTCTGTCCCAGAGGGGAACCCCCTGGATGGATCCTGGCAGGAAACCCACGGTGCAGACACTGCTCTTGAGTCCTGCTCTCAAGTGGAGGCATGGCCCTGggctccctcagctgtgccatgGCAGAAGTGACAGGGCGCTCTGGTCCTTGTCCCCCAGCTGGAATCTGCCTGTGTCACCATCCACGAGATGCTGAAGGCGGTGATCGACTCGCAGACCCACTACCGGCTGCGGGAGGCGCAGGACCGGAGCCGAGCTGAGGAGCTCAACGGGCGCGTCTCGTACTGGTCGGTGGGGGAAACCCTGATCCTCTTCGTGGTCAGCATCGGGCAGGTGATGCTGCTCAAGAGCTTCTTCACTGAGAAGAGACCCAGCAGCGGCGGAGCTGGCACCTAGAGCTGCTGTGTCTGCGCCTGAtgcagcaggcaggggctgtgctgtgcctccCACCCGTGCCGTGGGCGGGCGGGGGGTGggagcaggggtggcactgctgAGCCGGGTGACACAGCCACCCAAGCGCTGGCGTCCCCCGGCATCACCTCCCACCTGCCATCACCcggcctgccctgtcccctcGCCTGGCCACGCTGTCCCCGTTCTCTGGCCGCCCTGGGACGCGGGTGGGACCAGCACTGGGGCCAACCGGGGCTGTGAGGTGACTGCCAGGGCCACGCACCCCTGTCCCTGACGCCCTGTGCAGCCGCCGAGGGCAGGGGCAGCGCTGGCCCATCTGGCACCCCCAGTGCCCTCAGCCCAAGGAGAGCTGCCCGTGGGCCGGGGGTCTGCGTGCACCCCAGCCGTCCTGCGGCGGGCAGGgcgctcccagcagcagcagcatccagcaGGGGAGGCTTTTTGCTGCGTGGTCCtctgcctctcccagctcctcccctcgCAGCCCTCTcaggctggcagcaggtggTGTGCCCGTACCAGGTGTTTTCATACTCACACGAGTCCGTGCCTGAGACTCAGCCCCCTCACACATTCCCCCCACCCTGTGGACACGTGCCAAGgaagccccatccctgccccagaaGCACGGAGGACCCGCACACACCTGGGACTGCAGCCCCTCATTCCCTGGAGCCCCACAAGACCCCTGGAGCGACTGGTGTGCTGGCCCTCCAGCCTCAAGCAGGTGTGAGATCATTTTTCAGTGCTGAAGTAACTCTACATGACTTTTCCTTTGCCACTCTGAAATAAATCCCTGCAAGCATGGCTGGCACTGCTGTTACTGGGCGCAGTTTctgcctgccctcctgccctgtccccctgcccgCACCAGCTGCGCTTGCTCCTGGCCCAGGGGCAGGTTCAGGAGCCGGAGCCCcccggcaggagcagcagccctgccgtgccccagccctgtgagGCCACACTGGCACTGGGTTGTGATGGGGTCcccctgtgccatggggacTGGGCAGCCCGGTGAGCCCAGTGTCCCTCCgcagcacggggggaccccgggcacagcccagctctgggtccTTCCCTGAGGCTGGGGGATGCCAGGGCAGTTCTGCTGGGCTGACCCTCCTCTGGCAGTACTGGTGGTGCTGGGGGAGTGAGGGGCCAGGCAGCCACAGCCCTCCCCACCTCTGCGGGCCCCAGCAGCCGTGCTGGCTCTGCGGCAGCGCTGGCCTTGGGGCAGCGGCTGCGGGCGGCACAACTGGCCCTGTGAGCCTCCCAACAGCCTTGGGCAGGGGCCAGGAGCTCCTGTTTGGAGCACagccggcagcagcagcaccctgggactgccaccagccctggcagggatcAGCCCTGGCAGGGATCAGCCCTACGCCCactgggacacagcctgggggGATGAACAGGGAGGGAAGCACCAGTCCTGGCCCGGCTGGGACGGCCTTGAATCGGCCCCCACCTGGGGACTCCTGAGCCACCCACggtggggacaggggcagctgtGACCCCGCGGtgctggctctggggacaccagcTGGGGACACGGCAGGGACAAGAGGTGGCCGAGGACACTTTATTGCTGTTCAGGGGACGGAgaagggagaggggacaggggcatcccaccagcccccagcccacagAGGCACTCTGGGGTGCAGGGAGAGGTCAGCAGTGCCTCCATCCCCTGGACCTGTGCTGACCCGGCCTTGCTGCTGCCGGACCgccctgccctgagcacccAGCGGCCGTGCCGGgctcacagggagctgctgtgacAGGAGGGGTCCCTGGCAGCCCCTCGGGACCTCCGCACGCCCTGGGCTCCCCGCTGGGGCGGCAGGGAGGAGGCCGAGCAGCGGAAGGAGCCggtggctggggaggggggctgggccagggggcCGTGCCTGCAcgggcacccccagcccccccggAGGGGGATGGTGAAGAGCCCGTAGGTGATGGGGTCCAGGCATGCGTTGAAGAGGCCAAAGATGAAGAGAATGTGGGTGAGGGCCGGCGAGATCCTCTTCTCCATGGCGCGGGGACAGAACCAGTGCCAGAGCCCCAGCAGGTAGTAGGGGGTCCAGCAGAGGATGAAGGAGGAGACGATGACCAGGCTCATCCGCAGCATCCGCAGCCGGGCCCGGGGGATGTTGTTCCTGGAGCACCGCAGCGACGCGTCCTGCGAGGAGACTGGGGGGGCACGGCCCGTGAGGGGAAGCGGGGCTGGGACAGGACCCCACGCCCTGGGGGGGAAAGCGGGGggtccctgcagagctccagaCACCTCCTGGGCGTGGGGCTGTGTCCCGTGGCGCCTGGCACTCACAGAGGCCCGAGCCCATGCGGCGGGAGATCTCCAGCAGGATGCGGGCGTAGCAGCAGACCATGAtgagcaggggcagcaggaagagGCAGGCGAAGCCCACCATGTTGTAGAGGGTCTCGTGCCAGGCCCGGGGGAAGCTGCCGCGCGTGGTGCACTGGGTGAAGTTGTGCGGGGGCCGCAGGGTGATGGTGTGGAACAGGAACAGCTGCAGACAAGAGAGGCGGGATGGGGGTGGTGGGGGTCTGCGCCTCCCGAgccagggacccccagagccatggggacagagccagcctggcagggggGACCTGTCACTGCCCCTGCAGCGGCTCTGCTGCGCACTGACAGCAGCCTGGGGGCACCCCGGCAGCGGGCAGCGCTGGGTGAGGGGGGATCACCGCCACGGCCGCTCTGTTGCCAGCTCCCCGTGCCCACCCTGCAGGCCGCTCGGTGGCACCGGCCCTGGCAGCGTggccgggccgggggggtcTGCGCCCACCCCGGGCGGGTACCTGCGGCACGGCCAGCCCCGCGCTCAGCGCCCAGGCCACGTGCAGCATGGCGCGGTTGCGGGCGCGGGCGCGGGCGATGGCCAGCGGGCGCAGGATGGCGGCCTGCCGGTCCAGGCTGATGACCACGGTGACGAAGGCGGAGGCGTACATGGCCAGCAGCCGCAGGTACATGAGCAGGCGGCAGAGCAGGTCGCCCGCCCGCCACTGCAGCGTGATGTTCCAGACGGCGTCCAGCGGCATCACCAGCACGGTGACCAGCAGGTCGGCGGCGGCCAGGTGCCGCAGCAGCAGGCGGATGTGGGGGCGCCggccgctgccccggcccccCACCGCCCGCAGCACCGCCAGGTTGCAGCCGGCCGAGAGGGCGAAGAGGGCGAAGGTGACGGCCACGCGCACCTGGGCGGCCGGGGAGAAGGTGGGCAGCCGCAGGGGCTCCTCGCCCTTCTCCTCGGGGGGGCTCCAGGCGCAGCCCCACTCGGGGGGCGTCACGCTGGGGGGCTCCGCGCTGCTGTTTCCCACCGCAGGGCCTGGGTCTGGATGGCCCCTACCTGCCACAACAGGGAAGGGGCAGTGGCAGCCCTGAGGCAGGGGCTCTGCGTGGGGCAGGCCACACTCAGCACTGTGGGTCCTGTCCCCTAGAGCCCCCTGCCCGGGGCCACAGTGCCGACACCGTGTTCTGAGCTCACCTCCCTGGgttccatccctgcctgctcgCTGCACCCTGCTGCTACCCCAGAGCCTCCAGCAGCCCCCAAAGCCCCTCCATGCCCCCAGAGCCACGGGGGCCCCTGGCACCAAGCGGGGCAGAGGAGGACAACGGAGGCTGACCCCAGCTCACCACCCTCCTCAGGCCATTACTGCTgtgcccctctccctgcccgGAGTACCCCTCACCATCTCCCTGGGACGGTGACCCCACCCAGCCCAACAATGACACCTGGAGGAGCGTTCCCCCCGTTCCCCCCGCCTCACCTGCGTCCAGGGCGTCCTGCCCGGCATTCCCCGGCCAGGCCATGGCTGATGCTCACACAGCGCCGAGGCTCTGTGCTGAGGGCTCCTGCATCTGCTCAGGGGCACGAGGGGCAGCGGGGAGCAGGGCAGGTACCGGGGCAGGTCCTGCAGAGAggcagcacctgctgctgcagctgcagctgctgcgcCGTGGGCGCCCTTGGCAGCTCTGGATGGTCCTTGACGTAGGCAGCAGCTCAGAACAGCACGGTCCTTCCCCTGCCACCCACAGCACACGGACACACACGTAAGTGTGCGGTGCTCACACACAGGAATGGACACCGTGATGTGTCCCACATCTGTGGGACGGAgccccccagcacagggggCACTGCCCGTGCCCCCCAggtctggcagtgctgctgccagggccacGTATCAAAGCACACAGGGGCTCCTTGCATTGAGGTGCAGCATTTGGGGGGCCCAGAGACCCACaggtccctcctgcccccctgCGGCCGCCCGCTGCTCCCCCAGACTGTGGTCAGCCCCAtggcagtgtccccatggctgGAGCACGTGCCCAGGTCCCTTCAGCCCTGGCTGGAGAGCGG
This genomic stretch from Taeniopygia guttata chromosome 10, bTaeGut7.mat, whole genome shotgun sequence harbors:
- the LOC115496728 gene encoding gonadotropin-releasing hormone II receptor-like, which codes for MAWPGNAGQDALDAGRGHPDPGPAVGNSSAEPPSVTPPEWGCAWSPPEEKGEEPLRLPTFSPAAQVRVAVTFALFALSAGCNLAVLRAVGGRGSGRRPHIRLLLRHLAAADLLVTVLVMPLDAVWNITLQWRAGDLLCRLLMYLRLLAMYASAFVTVVISLDRQAAILRPLAIARARARNRAMLHVAWALSAGLAVPQLFLFHTITLRPPHNFTQCTTRGSFPRAWHETLYNMVGFACLFLLPLLIMVCCYARILLEISRRMGSGLFSSQDASLRCSRNNIPRARLRMLRMSLVIVSSFILCWTPYYLLGLWHWFCPRAMEKRISPALTHILFIFGLFNACLDPITYGLFTIPLRGGWGCPCRHGPLAQPPSPATGSFRCSASSLPPQRGAQGVRRSRGAARDPSCHSSSL
- the TMED3 gene encoding transmembrane emp24 domain-containing protein 3, translating into MPGALRTLCLAALLGALGAGGTELTLELPDSAQRCFHQELESGVKFTLDYQVISGGHYDVDCYVEDPNGKTIYQETKKQYDSFSHHTELKGVYTFCFSNEFSTFSHKIVYFDFQVGDEPPILPDMNNRVTALTQLESACVTIHEMLKAVIDSQTHYRLREAQDRSRAEELNGRVSYWSVGETLILFVVSIGQVMLLKSFFTEKRPSSGGAGT